The proteins below are encoded in one region of Metabacillus dongyingensis:
- a CDS encoding MarR family winged helix-turn-helix transcriptional regulator, whose translation MSEIDQNIFHSIQQLSRQLTKRLNEVLQPHGLFSAQWTVLFTLKKYGILTQTELCDYLSIEAPPMTRTIQRLVKQGYVLQIPGSDKRTKHIKLTDKAINDYALWEKSVLEMENDLLKAIPDDMQDPLRTYIQQWLQHIRNSERG comes from the coding sequence ATGTCAGAAATTGATCAGAATATTTTCCACTCCATTCAGCAGCTTTCAAGGCAGCTTACAAAACGGCTGAACGAGGTTTTACAGCCCCATGGCCTGTTCAGTGCACAATGGACCGTTTTATTCACCTTAAAAAAATATGGAATACTTACACAGACAGAGCTCTGTGACTACCTCTCAATTGAAGCTCCGCCAATGACCCGGACGATTCAGAGACTTGTGAAGCAAGGGTATGTTCTTCAAATCCCAGGTTCTGATAAACGGACAAAGCATATAAAGCTTACAGATAAAGCAATAAATGATTATGCGCTATGGGAAAAATCCGTATTAGAAATGGAGAATGACTTACTTAAAGCAATTCCTGATGACATGCAAGATCCTCTCCGGACATACATCCAGCAGTGGCTTCAGCACATAAGAAATTCAGAACGGGGATGA
- a CDS encoding MFS transporter has protein sequence MKEQKLWTKDFLSISLSSFFLFLSFYYLLVTLPIYSLHNLNGKPSQAGLIVTIFLLAAIVIRPFAGKWIELYGKRIVLISSLSIFALGSLLYYFANTMNGLYLLRFFHGIGFGMATTAAGAIVADIIPESRRGEGMGYYAMSMNLAMVIGPFLGLTAMEQWGTSVMFSICIFTAFFSLFSGLIIKLQKPVKTSSKVVPSIDNKGLRGLFEPTAISIALVAGLFALVYASILSFVSVYAKEIGLIEAASYFFVVYAIVMLIARPFTGRWFDQYGANVIIYPAIVCFASGMVLLSMADTSLSFLLSAALIGLGWGTLFPSFQTIAIQSAEPKRRGLATATFLSIFDIGIGIGSFLVGVITTKIEFSSLYFFSSFFILGGLAVYYALHGNKTSLKNKNESSEPLLKANG, from the coding sequence ATGAAAGAACAAAAACTATGGACCAAAGATTTTCTCTCTATATCTTTAAGCAGCTTTTTTCTGTTTTTATCGTTTTACTATTTGCTTGTTACTCTGCCAATCTATTCTCTTCATAATTTAAACGGCAAGCCATCACAAGCTGGACTGATCGTGACAATTTTTCTTCTGGCAGCGATTGTCATCCGCCCTTTTGCAGGAAAGTGGATTGAGCTCTACGGAAAGAGGATTGTGCTGATATCCTCTCTTTCTATCTTTGCTTTAGGATCACTTCTCTACTATTTTGCAAATACAATGAACGGGTTGTATCTTCTCCGCTTTTTTCATGGGATTGGATTTGGAATGGCTACAACAGCAGCAGGGGCGATTGTTGCAGATATTATTCCAGAATCCAGGCGCGGGGAAGGAATGGGCTATTATGCGATGTCAATGAACCTTGCAATGGTCATCGGTCCGTTTCTCGGACTTACTGCAATGGAACAATGGGGGACATCAGTGATGTTCAGCATCTGTATCTTCACTGCCTTTTTCTCTCTGTTCTCCGGTCTTATAATCAAGCTGCAAAAGCCTGTAAAAACAAGCAGCAAAGTGGTGCCTTCAATCGATAACAAAGGCTTGAGGGGACTATTTGAACCAACCGCCATTTCAATTGCTCTTGTTGCCGGTTTATTTGCCCTTGTCTACGCTTCTATTCTTTCTTTTGTTTCGGTATATGCGAAAGAAATTGGCTTAATTGAAGCAGCAAGCTACTTCTTTGTGGTATATGCTATCGTCATGCTAATTGCACGGCCCTTCACGGGAAGATGGTTTGATCAATACGGGGCAAATGTCATCATTTATCCGGCGATTGTTTGCTTTGCATCTGGCATGGTGCTTCTAAGCATGGCAGATACATCATTAAGCTTTTTACTGTCGGCAGCTCTTATAGGCTTAGGCTGGGGAACATTGTTTCCAAGCTTTCAAACGATTGCCATTCAATCTGCGGAACCTAAAAGAAGAGGACTTGCCACTGCTACCTTCTTATCCATTTTTGATATCGGTATCGGTATTGGCTCCTTCCTTGTAGGTGTCATCACGACAAAAATTGAATTTAGTTCCCTGTATTTCTTCAGTTCATTTTTCATCTTGGGTGGACTAGCTGTTTATTACGCTCTGCATGGTAACAAAACAAGCCTGAAAAACAAGAATGAAAGCAGTGAACCACTGTTGAAAGCGAATGGCTGA
- a CDS encoding FAD-dependent monooxygenase, which yields MINEKLQKDVIVVGGGPAGMMLGLLLAKVGVQVIVLESHDNFDREYRGEVLQPRFIQLLNQLKLREYIEQLPHSKLKKGAFYHYDKKKGDFDFTSMIAEAPYALWIPQPILLQALYKKAKEYPTFDMMFHAPVKKLLEKDGTVTGVVVDGENKELLEIQAKIVVGADGRFSTIRRLGGFELEYQHYPGDLIWFSVKRPSHWGEELRFKITEGYSYITLPKYPNLLQVGIALPRGEWKETQRQGIENFRQEIMHANKGFDEFAESLVDFKPFVPLQAKNHMVKTWAKNGCMLIGDAAHCSSPVGAIGVSLAVTTAVVAADVIWDALQKCDVSAKVLCRVQEIRSEEIEEIHQIQERMGNLFFTSSKFVKGIRPYIVSAAFKTPLFSMIQKKLFVMKNPIGINPAFIFNEE from the coding sequence ATGATTAATGAAAAATTACAAAAGGATGTCATTGTTGTTGGTGGAGGACCAGCAGGTATGATGCTGGGCTTATTACTGGCTAAGGTTGGTGTTCAAGTAATCGTCTTGGAAAGCCACGATAATTTTGATCGTGAATACCGTGGAGAAGTGCTTCAGCCTCGTTTTATTCAATTGCTTAATCAATTGAAATTACGCGAGTATATCGAACAATTGCCTCATTCTAAGCTAAAGAAAGGTGCTTTTTATCATTATGATAAAAAGAAAGGTGACTTTGATTTTACTTCCATGATTGCAGAAGCACCTTATGCTCTCTGGATTCCTCAGCCTATTTTACTTCAAGCACTGTACAAAAAAGCAAAGGAATATCCAACGTTTGATATGATGTTTCATGCCCCGGTAAAAAAACTGCTCGAGAAGGATGGAACAGTAACAGGAGTGGTTGTTGATGGGGAAAATAAAGAGCTGCTTGAAATTCAGGCGAAAATAGTAGTCGGAGCTGATGGACGGTTTTCCACGATTCGTCGTTTAGGTGGTTTTGAATTAGAATATCAACATTATCCTGGTGATCTAATCTGGTTCAGTGTAAAACGGCCTTCTCATTGGGGAGAAGAATTACGATTTAAAATCACAGAGGGATACAGCTATATAACACTGCCGAAATACCCTAATTTACTTCAAGTAGGCATTGCTTTACCACGGGGTGAATGGAAAGAAACACAGCGTCAAGGGATAGAAAATTTTCGTCAGGAAATTATGCATGCTAACAAAGGATTTGATGAATTTGCTGAATCTTTGGTTGACTTTAAACCATTTGTACCGCTTCAAGCTAAAAATCATATGGTTAAAACGTGGGCAAAGAATGGCTGCATGCTGATCGGTGATGCTGCTCATTGTTCATCTCCTGTAGGAGCAATAGGAGTTTCTTTAGCAGTAACGACAGCAGTTGTGGCGGCTGATGTTATTTGGGATGCGCTACAAAAATGTGATGTCTCAGCTAAAGTTCTCTGTAGAGTCCAAGAAATTCGAAGTGAGGAGATTGAGGAAATTCACCAAATTCAAGAGCGAATGGGAAATTTGTTTTTTACTTCGTCAAAATTTGTGAAAGGGATCCGACCATACATCGTATCTGCTGCTTTCAAGACTCCCCTTTTTTCGATGATCCAGAAGAAGCTATTTGTCATGAAAAATCCTATAGGCATTAACCCTGCATTTATTTTCAATGAAGAATAA
- a CDS encoding GNAT family N-acetyltransferase yields the protein MIPTLETERLILREIKKEDAPGIFACFSNNDVTRFYGQETLESIEQAESFVDFFSKNYAEKRGIRWGIERKETKGIIGTIGFNAWLPKHKRAEIGYEIHPEHWRNGYTMEALSKVISYAFEELDLTRIGAVVFTENEASNKLLTKAGFQKEGVLRDYMYQNGNAHDTYVYSFLRR from the coding sequence ATGATTCCGACCTTAGAAACAGAAAGACTAATATTAAGAGAAATAAAGAAAGAGGATGCACCGGGGATTTTTGCTTGTTTTTCTAACAACGATGTCACACGTTTCTACGGGCAAGAAACATTGGAAAGTATTGAACAAGCAGAAAGTTTCGTGGATTTCTTCTCAAAAAACTATGCGGAAAAAAGAGGCATACGTTGGGGGATAGAAAGAAAAGAAACCAAAGGAATAATTGGAACCATCGGATTTAATGCTTGGTTGCCTAAACATAAACGAGCTGAAATTGGTTACGAAATACATCCAGAACACTGGAGAAATGGATACACTATGGAAGCATTATCAAAAGTTATATCATATGCATTCGAAGAACTAGATTTAACTCGCATAGGTGCAGTTGTATTTACTGAAAATGAAGCATCAAATAAATTATTAACAAAAGCAGGCTTTCAAAAAGAGGGAGTATTGAGAGACTATATGTATCAAAATGGGAATGCACACGACACATATGTTTATTCATTCCTTAGAAGGTAA
- a CDS encoding AraC family transcriptional regulator yields MKFKIETLPNYRIAYVRRVGQYGPENIEVMEKLKEWAREKNLLKSAILLAIPQDNPGTTLPESCRFDACIVISEDFQTDDSIYESELSGGKYLIYEVKHTAADIQKAYSDIFPSIQSYGYQIDNKSILERYTGDLINNPYCEICVPVKP; encoded by the coding sequence ATGAAATTTAAAATCGAAACACTTCCAAACTATCGTATCGCTTATGTACGACGAGTTGGTCAATATGGTCCTGAAAATATTGAAGTAATGGAGAAGTTAAAAGAATGGGCTAGGGAGAAAAATCTTCTTAAATCGGCAATCCTACTTGCAATTCCACAAGATAACCCTGGAACAACACTTCCTGAAAGCTGTAGGTTTGATGCTTGTATTGTGATTTCAGAGGATTTTCAAACGGATGATTCAATCTACGAAAGTGAACTTTCTGGTGGAAAATACCTTATTTACGAAGTCAAACATACAGCAGCAGATATTCAAAAAGCATACTCTGATATTTTTCCATCTATACAAAGCTATGGATATCAAATTGATAACAAATCCATCTTGGAAAGATACACTGGTGATTTGATTAATAACCCTTATTGCGAAATATGCGTCCCAGTAAAACCGTAA
- a CDS encoding GntP family permease translates to MLLLIVFAAIVALLLLITVAKLNPFVALIVTAIGVGLATGMPLISTNPEVPGIIDSIKAGMGNTLGFLAIVLALGTMLGKMMAESGGAERIANTLIAKFGEKNVHWAMMFVAFIVGIPVFFQVGFVLLIPLVFTIARRTGVSLVSLGVPLVAGLSVVHGLVPPHPAAMAAVGIFKADVGITILYSIIVGLPTAILAGPVYGKWIGKRIHKTVPKEIGDQLTEQKGENELPGFLNTVITVLIPVFLMLSASIAELFLSKESTAFEVFRFLGDPVVALLIATVYSFFSLGFFRGMNRDKILKLTNDCLAPTATILLVIGAGGAFNKVLLDSGIGDYIAQLAQESNVSPILLAWGIAAMIRVATGSATVSMMTAAGIVAPIAAVIPGVNLELLVLATGAGSLILSHVNDSGFWMIKEYFGMTVKETLQTWTVLETIISVAALVFILLLSMFV, encoded by the coding sequence ATGCTATTACTCATCGTCTTCGCAGCAATCGTTGCGCTTCTACTGCTCATAACTGTGGCAAAGCTGAATCCTTTTGTCGCGTTAATTGTAACCGCTATCGGCGTTGGTCTTGCGACTGGAATGCCGCTTATTTCTACTAATCCCGAGGTGCCCGGCATCATTGATTCGATCAAAGCCGGCATGGGAAATACGCTAGGGTTTCTTGCAATCGTTCTTGCATTAGGTACAATGCTTGGAAAAATGATGGCTGAATCAGGCGGTGCCGAGCGCATTGCCAATACTCTGATTGCAAAATTCGGAGAAAAAAATGTTCACTGGGCAATGATGTTTGTTGCTTTCATCGTTGGGATACCTGTATTCTTCCAGGTTGGGTTCGTTCTCTTAATCCCGCTGGTTTTCACAATTGCACGCCGTACTGGAGTTTCTTTAGTCAGTCTTGGGGTTCCGCTTGTAGCTGGTTTATCTGTTGTGCACGGCTTAGTGCCTCCGCATCCAGCCGCAATGGCAGCTGTTGGAATATTCAAAGCTGACGTAGGCATCACGATTCTTTACTCGATTATTGTTGGTCTTCCGACTGCGATTTTAGCAGGTCCTGTATACGGTAAATGGATTGGTAAACGCATCCACAAAACTGTTCCAAAGGAAATTGGGGATCAGCTGACAGAACAAAAAGGTGAAAATGAGCTTCCTGGCTTTTTAAATACTGTTATCACGGTTTTAATCCCTGTTTTCTTAATGCTTTCTGCTTCGATTGCAGAGCTGTTTTTATCAAAAGAAAGCACAGCATTTGAAGTTTTCCGATTCCTTGGAGATCCTGTAGTTGCTCTATTAATTGCAACTGTATACTCATTCTTCAGTCTTGGCTTCTTCCGCGGCATGAACCGTGATAAGATCTTGAAACTGACAAACGACTGCTTGGCTCCTACTGCTACAATTCTGTTAGTTATCGGTGCAGGCGGCGCGTTTAATAAAGTTCTTCTCGATTCGGGCATCGGTGATTACATTGCACAGCTTGCGCAGGAATCGAATGTTTCTCCGATTCTCCTTGCATGGGGAATTGCTGCGATGATTCGTGTTGCAACTGGTTCTGCCACTGTTTCCATGATGACAGCAGCCGGTATCGTTGCTCCAATTGCAGCAGTAATTCCGGGTGTAAACCTTGAGCTTCTTGTATTAGCAACAGGCGCTGGCTCACTCATTCTGTCTCACGTAAATGATTCAGGTTTCTGGATGATTAAAGAGTATTTTGGGATGACTGTTAAAGAAACGCTTCAAACGTGGACAGTTCTTGAGACTATCATTTCAGTTGCGGCACTTGTATTTATCTTATTGCTAAGTATGTTTGTATAA